Proteins encoded within one genomic window of Fibrobacter sp.:
- a CDS encoding MBL fold metallo-hydrolase encodes MVIKQFVVNPFGVNCFVLSNDNGDAILIDPSVSDEQEEEALARYIEKNGLTVRRLLNTHLHLDHVLGNAFVARKYGVQPEAHEEDAFLLDLQEEQSDMFGLPMREHSPRLGNYLAEGDAVEVPGIKLQVFHIAGHSPGGIAFYCENPGEVNGQKDVPPLLFPGDILFAGSRGRSDLFGGDEEALVSGIKSKLLSLPKETVVFPGHGPMTTIGDERRWY; translated from the coding sequence ATGGTTATCAAGCAATTTGTCGTGAACCCCTTCGGCGTGAACTGCTTTGTGCTGAGCAACGATAACGGCGATGCAATCCTGATTGACCCGAGCGTCTCGGACGAGCAGGAAGAGGAAGCCCTCGCCCGTTACATCGAGAAGAACGGCTTGACCGTGCGTCGGCTCCTGAACACGCACCTGCACCTGGATCACGTGCTGGGCAACGCCTTTGTCGCCCGCAAGTATGGCGTGCAGCCCGAAGCTCACGAAGAAGACGCCTTCCTGCTCGATTTGCAAGAGGAACAGAGCGACATGTTCGGGCTCCCGATGCGGGAACATTCGCCCAGGCTCGGCAACTACCTTGCCGAGGGCGATGCCGTCGAGGTTCCGGGCATCAAGTTGCAGGTTTTCCACATCGCAGGGCACTCTCCCGGCGGCATCGCGTTTTACTGCGAAAACCCGGGCGAAGTCAACGGGCAAAAGGATGTTCCTCCCCTGCTGTTCCCGGGTGACATCCTGTTCGCAGGCAGCCGCGGGCGCAGCGATTTGTTCGGCGGGGACGAAGAAGCCCTCGTCAGCGGAATCAAGAGCAAACTGCTTTCGCTTCCGAAAGAGACGGTCGTATTCCCCGGACACGGACCCATGACGACGATTGGGGATGAGAGGAGATGGTATTAA
- a CDS encoding acyltransferase encodes MGNGTARIGWIDEFKGFVLLLVCLFHVEQAFPQAHMNMIHLSAMRMSAFFFISGMLFSTRRFSDFKSYFIHKTRVLLVPYILLSLLFLALDPVLYNFALFPKAPRMTIMNIHPHIASVWDYIYWNLAKIFVAGKSSIGSGPLWFVFTLYSVSLIFYGVQGFANAISQISSKHRRNKSGKAKADDETASKIIIAITAIASLAGGWLLYRHHIRLPFGIERDLTVLFFFASGYISKGIIQKRLCNKGKNRIPWSLVVATSATSFILYAATEIPDPNFSIMNNDLGKSLPLFLASSAFGIIGLLTAFIAVDRIPDILPLRIVKGILRNISRNALVILAVHWYILLVMRLLFRASINKPGTAYLSIAIVTTGVIVAIPLFRCKLYKLLGKEKISVSESLSIEK; translated from the coding sequence ATGGGCAACGGGACTGCAAGAATTGGGTGGATAGACGAGTTCAAGGGATTCGTCCTTTTGCTCGTGTGCCTCTTCCATGTGGAGCAGGCGTTCCCGCAGGCGCACATGAACATGATCCACCTGAGCGCGATGCGCATGTCGGCCTTCTTCTTCATTTCGGGAATGCTTTTCAGCACACGGCGCTTCAGCGATTTCAAGAGCTACTTTATCCACAAGACGCGCGTCCTGCTTGTCCCCTACATCCTGCTTTCGCTGCTGTTCCTTGCGCTAGACCCGGTGCTCTACAATTTCGCTTTGTTCCCGAAGGCGCCGCGCATGACCATCATGAACATCCACCCGCATATCGCAAGCGTGTGGGACTACATCTACTGGAACCTCGCAAAGATTTTCGTGGCGGGGAAATCCTCCATCGGGTCGGGCCCGCTGTGGTTCGTGTTCACGCTTTATTCGGTGAGCCTGATATTTTACGGGGTACAGGGTTTTGCAAACGCCATTTCGCAGATTTCAAGCAAGCATCGCCGCAACAAGTCCGGAAAGGCAAAAGCGGACGACGAGACGGCAAGCAAGATAATCATCGCCATTACCGCAATCGCAAGCCTCGCGGGAGGCTGGCTCCTGTACAGGCACCACATCCGGCTGCCGTTTGGAATCGAGCGCGACCTCACCGTGCTGTTCTTCTTCGCCAGCGGTTACATCAGCAAGGGAATCATCCAGAAGCGCCTCTGCAACAAAGGTAAAAACCGCATTCCCTGGAGCCTCGTCGTAGCCACATCCGCCACGTCGTTCATCCTCTACGCGGCCACCGAAATTCCGGACCCGAACTTCAGCATCATGAACAACGACCTCGGCAAAAGCCTGCCCCTGTTCCTTGCAAGTTCCGCATTCGGCATCATCGGGCTTTTGACCGCCTTTATCGCCGTAGACCGGATTCCCGACATCCTGCCGCTTCGAATAGTCAAGGGAATCCTCCGCAACATCTCGCGCAACGCGCTCGTGATTCTCGCCGTCCACTGGTACATCCTGCTCGTGATGCGCCTGCTGTTCCGGGCCTCCATCAACAAGCCGGGCACCGCCTACCTTTCCATCGCGATTGTCACCACGGGCGTCATCGTCGCCATCCCGCTATTCCGCTGCAAGCTGTACAAACTGCTCGGCAAAGAAAAAATCAGCGTAAGCGAAAGCCTGAGCATCGAAAAATAG
- the rpsP gene encoding 30S ribosomal protein S16: MATVIRLARFGKRHNPIYRAIVIDNRKARDDSFIEQVGFYNPNMKKAEIRFDQEKVLKWLSVGAQPSDTVRNLLKQVGILDLFHEIKAGRSIEGKTATPRAEKKKAVKLGPKALAKIEAEKAAKEAAAAEAAAAAEAPAEAPAEA, translated from the coding sequence ATGGCAACTGTTATCCGTCTCGCTCGCTTCGGCAAGCGCCACAACCCGATCTACCGCGCCATCGTCATCGACAACCGCAAGGCTCGTGACGACAGCTTTATCGAACAGGTCGGTTTCTACAACCCGAACATGAAGAAGGCCGAAATCCGTTTCGACCAGGAAAAGGTTCTCAAGTGGCTCTCCGTCGGCGCCCAGCCGTCTGACACCGTCCGCAACCTCCTGAAGCAGGTCGGCATCCTCGACTTGTTCCACGAGATCAAGGCCGGCCGTTCTATCGAAGGCAAGACCGCTACTCCGCGTGCCGAAAAGAAGAAGGCCGTGAAGCTCGGCCCCAAGGCCCTCGCCAAGATCGAAGCCGAAAAGGCCGCCAAGGAAGCCGCAGCTGCTGAAGCTGCTGCTGCCGCCGAAGCTCCGGCCGAGGCTCCTGCCGAAGCCTAA
- the cysS gene encoding cysteine--tRNA ligase, producing MALQFYNTASRKKEVFTLPEGVPAVRMYCCGPTVYHFAHIGNLRTYIFEDFLVRTLNYYGYKVNHIVNITDVGHLTSDADSGDDKMEKGAAREGKSVWDIAKFYTDAFMADWHRLNIQEPTRWTPATQHIQEQIELVKTLEEKGYTYRTSDGIYFDSLKFPRYADFARLDVENLRKGSRIDMGEKHNATDFALWKFSPKDKKRAMEWDSPWGVGFPGWHIECSAMAMKYNGPTLDIHCGGTDHIRVHHTNEIAQSECANGVPFARFWMHGEFLRTASEEKLEDGTTEQKFGKMSKSSGEFLTVSLLMDRGFNPLDYRFFAIGSHYRNYLNFTWEALEGAKEGLKSLHKKTDPLIGKATAIESDAAKAFQNEFKDAIGDDLNMPRALGIMNTMLKSDIDDGEKAALVADFDKIFGLKLDQPREEYAKKGVGDGIDTAKIEALIAARKEARANKNWAESDRIRDELAAMNVVIKDSKEGSTWEIKA from the coding sequence ATGGCTCTACAGTTCTACAACACCGCATCGCGCAAGAAAGAAGTATTCACTCTCCCGGAAGGCGTCCCCGCCGTGCGCATGTACTGTTGTGGCCCGACGGTGTACCATTTCGCCCACATCGGCAACCTCCGCACCTACATTTTTGAAGACTTCCTGGTCCGTACGCTGAACTACTACGGCTACAAGGTGAACCACATCGTGAACATCACCGACGTGGGCCACCTCACGAGCGACGCCGACTCCGGCGACGACAAGATGGAAAAGGGAGCCGCCCGCGAAGGCAAGTCCGTCTGGGACATCGCGAAGTTCTACACCGACGCCTTCATGGCCGACTGGCACCGCCTGAACATCCAGGAACCGACCCGCTGGACGCCTGCCACGCAGCACATCCAGGAACAGATTGAACTGGTGAAGACCCTCGAAGAAAAGGGCTACACCTACCGCACATCCGACGGCATCTACTTCGACAGCCTCAAGTTCCCGCGCTATGCCGACTTCGCCCGCCTCGACGTGGAAAACCTCCGCAAGGGCAGCCGCATCGACATGGGCGAGAAGCACAACGCCACCGACTTCGCACTGTGGAAGTTCAGCCCGAAGGACAAGAAGCGCGCCATGGAATGGGATAGCCCGTGGGGTGTCGGCTTCCCCGGCTGGCACATCGAATGCTCCGCCATGGCCATGAAGTACAACGGCCCCACGCTCGACATCCACTGCGGCGGTACCGACCACATCCGCGTGCACCACACGAACGAAATCGCCCAGAGCGAATGCGCCAACGGCGTCCCGTTCGCCCGCTTCTGGATGCACGGCGAGTTCCTCCGCACCGCTAGCGAAGAAAAGCTCGAAGACGGCACCACCGAACAAAAGTTTGGCAAGATGAGCAAGTCCAGCGGCGAGTTCCTGACGGTCTCGCTCCTGATGGACCGCGGCTTCAACCCGCTCGACTACCGCTTCTTCGCCATCGGCAGCCACTACCGCAACTACCTGAACTTCACGTGGGAAGCTCTGGAAGGTGCCAAGGAAGGCCTCAAGAGCTTGCACAAGAAGACGGACCCGCTGATCGGCAAGGCTACCGCTATCGAAAGCGATGCCGCCAAGGCATTCCAGAACGAATTCAAGGACGCCATCGGCGACGACCTGAACATGCCGCGTGCACTCGGCATCATGAACACGATGCTCAAGAGCGATATCGACGACGGCGAGAAGGCCGCCCTGGTCGCCGACTTCGACAAGATCTTCGGATTGAAGCTCGACCAGCCGCGCGAAGAATATGCGAAGAAGGGCGTGGGCGACGGCATCGACACCGCCAAGATCGAAGCCCTGATTGCCGCCCGCAAGGAAGCCCGCGCCAACAAGAACTGGGCCGAGAGCGACCGCATCCGCGACGAACTCGCCGCGATGAACGTGGTCATCAAGGACTCTAAGGAAGGCTCGACCTGGGAAATCAAGGCGTAA
- the gmk gene encoding guanylate kinase — MRNKLFVMSAASGAGKTTLKDKVIGEFPDIVYSISATTRKPREGEIDGVHYFFKTKEEFEQMIKDDALVEYNLVHGNYYGTPKFFVEDMLRQGKRVLFDIDVFGKVNFDKVYPEATGILILPPSEEELERRLRGRGTDSEEVIQTRLHNAKKEMEFAKTQGKYEFTIVNDDLEKAANELRAILKNKD; from the coding sequence ATGAGAAACAAGCTTTTCGTGATGAGCGCCGCTAGCGGCGCAGGCAAGACCACCCTCAAGGACAAGGTCATCGGCGAATTCCCGGACATCGTATATTCCATCTCGGCAACCACGCGCAAGCCCCGCGAGGGCGAAATCGACGGCGTGCACTACTTCTTCAAGACGAAGGAAGAGTTCGAGCAGATGATCAAGGACGATGCGCTGGTGGAATACAACCTGGTGCACGGGAACTACTACGGCACGCCCAAGTTCTTCGTGGAAGACATGCTCCGCCAGGGCAAGCGCGTCCTGTTCGACATCGACGTGTTCGGCAAGGTGAACTTCGACAAGGTCTACCCCGAGGCGACCGGCATCCTCATCCTCCCGCCGAGCGAGGAAGAACTCGAACGCAGGCTCCGCGGACGCGGCACCGACTCCGAAGAAGTCATCCAGACCCGCCTCCACAACGCGAAAAAAGAGATGGAATTCGCGAAAACACAGGGGAAATACGAGTTCACCATCGTGAACGACGACCTCGAAAAAGCCGCAAACGAGCTCCGGGCCATCCTGAAAAACAAGGATTAA